CATCGGAATTGCGTTACGTTGCTTTCATTCCAGACCGACTGATTGAATTCGGTCATTGAAACCGACTTGTGGGGGGAGAGATTGACATGCTGGCATTCATGTGGTGGATGGTGATTGGATTGGTGGCGGGATTGTTCGCGCGGTTGCTGGTGCCCGGCCGTCAGCCGATGGGAGTCCTCCTGACAATGTTGCTGGGGATGGCAGGATCACTCGTCGGGGGATTCATCTCGTCGGCCGTGTTTGGATACTCGCCAGCAGACCCGAATATCCATGCCGGCGGGCTGTTCCTTTCAATCGGCGGAGCGATGCTGTTGCTGGTGATCTATCTCAACATGAATCGAAGCGGTCGCGTTGGTCCGCCGCTGTGAGCGGCATTGCATGATTCGGTTATCCCGAATTTCGAAATCACACGCGGGGGCAAGTCGTCGAGGACGATTTGCCCTTTTTTCGTTTCCGACGCCTCGCCCCGGCTCGTCCAGATGTTGTTTGTCGAAAAGGCTTCGAATCGCACGTTCGGATTGAGTCTCTTGGGAAGCTCTGATTTTCGCTGGAACTGTGGCGGGGTATCATGAAAAGAAAACGGCAGGTTTGCATGAACATTGTTTAACGTTCGCGCTTCTGTTGCGTCGCGATGCTCGGCACGATATCACGTAAGACGTGTTGTCATCATTCGATTGAGGCGCGCGGCGTTTCTCGGAAAATCACGCATGTTTCATGGTGTGTGGCAGTTGGCGAAGCTGACATTGGAATCGGACTGCCGCCGACTGGGGTTGCACGGACTTCGCTTTGGAATGCTGGCGACGCTGTACCTGGCGGTCTGTTACTTTCAATCGTCCACATGGAAGTCGGCATCGGGACTGGAACTTTTCCAATCGCAATTGCGAATCACGGCCTTCTTTCTCTCGATGGCGGCCGTCTT
This genomic interval from Schlesneria paludicola DSM 18645 contains the following:
- a CDS encoding GlsB/YeaQ/YmgE family stress response membrane protein, whose product is MLAFMWWMVIGLVAGLFARLLVPGRQPMGVLLTMLLGMAGSLVGGFISSAVFGYSPADPNIHAGGLFLSIGGAMLLLVIYLNMNRSGRVGPPL